GATGTTTTTTGGAGCAGATAGCCAGCGAGCGGCCCGAGCAATCCGGCGAGAAAAAACGTGATCGCTGGTGCGTAGCCATAAACGGACTGGATCCGGTCCTGCGGTACAGAATCATTCGCAACCAGTTCGTTTTGGACAAATTTATAAAATACGGGGATACCGCCTATCGCGAGGCCGTTGCTGACGACGAGAGCGAGCAAGCAAATGGCGGCGACGTACCAACCATAGAAAAACTTGCCGGCCGGTTTCGTCATATAGCGATATTCAGAGGGAAGTTACTTAAAACGCAGATATTTACGGTATCTGAAACACCGTTTGCGTCTGATAATAGAGATTATGTAAGATTATCCGATCAGCTCCGGCCATTCGTCCGTTGGCGTTTCCGGGTCGTCGATCGCGGTGTCGCTTGGCGTCGATGACGCCGATAGATCGATCACCTTTTGCTCAACAAAAATTGGACAATCAAGTCGCAATGCCAATGCGATCGCATCTGACGGTCGTGCGTCGATCATTACCGGATCTCCATTTTTATCCTTGAGATCAATACGGGCGTAGAATGTGTTTTCGAGCAGATCTGTGATCACAACGCTAGCGGCGGCCAGTTCGCACTCGATGATGACGTTTCTTAGCAGATCGTGTGTCATAGGACGCTGCGGGACCACTTTTTCGATCTCAAGGGCGATCGCATTCGCCTCAAACGCTCCGACCCATATCGGCAGGACGGTCTCCGAATCGATGCCTTTGAGCACGACGATCGGCGTGTTTGTGTTTGGATCCATTATCAGGGCTCCGATCTTTACTTCGACCAGGCTTTGCTCGTTACTCATGTTTATCCTCGGATCTCTCCAAACAGCGAATTCGTCTTGATATCAGTGATCTCAACATCGACGACCTGACCCAACAGATCGGTTGAACCTTCAAAGTTAACTACCTTGTGACACGTCGAATGTCCCGTCAAGCCCGTATCATACCGAGTCGATCTGCCTTCAACTAACACTTTACGTTTTGTTCGTAAATATCGCTGTAAACGCCTAGTTTGCATGGCTTTTTGAGCCCGTTCAAGCTCCATAAAGCGAACCGTTTTCTCAGCCGCCGAAACGTCGTCTTCCATCTCGAATGCCGGCGTTCCAGGACGCGGCGAGTATTTGAAAATATACGCCATGTCGAACCCGCAATATTCTACCATTCTCACGCTCTCACGGAAATCAGCCTCAGTTTCTCCCGGAAATCCCACGATAATATCGGTCGTGAGAGCAATATCACGGTGCGAAGACCGCAAACGATCGATCTTTTCAAAATACTTTTCGATCGTATGGCCGCGTTTCATCATTCTCAGCACGCGGTTGCTGCCGGATTGGACCGGCAAATGGACCCAGTTGCAGAGATTTTCGTTCTCTTCGATAGCGTCAACGATATCCGAGCGAAAATCGCGGGGAAATGAGGTCGTGAACTTTACCCTCTCGATTCCAGTCGCCGCGACAGCTCGCAACAATTTTGTGAAGGCCGACTTCCCTTCAAACCCCTCAAGCCCTACATTAGTATCTGGCTTGTAACTATTTACGTTTTGACCAATTAGGTGAACTTCCCTAACGCCTTTTTCTTTCAGTTCGGCTACCTGGCGAACGATCTGCGACGGCTCAAAACTCTTTTCACGCCCGCGTGAAAAAGGAACGATACAATAAGTACAAAACTTATTACAGCCTTCGATGATCGGCAAAAATGCGACGTAGGGTGAATGGCGGTGCGTATCCGCAACGGTCCAGTCGTATTCGTCCTCGCGTTCGCCGACATCTAGAACCTGATCGCCAGTCCGCAGCGTCTCCTTAACAGCGGCTGAAACCCGCCCTACGGCTCGTGTTCCAAGAACAAAATCGACGCCTTCGATCTTATCAAACAGCATCTCGCCCTCTAGCTGAGCGACGCAGCCCATCACGCCGACCACCGGCATCTTCTTTGCCGCTTTCTTTCGCAGCCGGCCGATGCGTGAATAGAGTTTGTGTTCAGCTTTTTCGCGGACGGAACAGGTATTTATGATGACAACGTCCGCATCTGTATCGCTTGAGGTCATTTCAAAACCGTCACGCGCCAGCGTCGTAGAAATGCGCTCTGAATCAGAGACATTCATTTGACACCCGAAAGTTTCCAGATAAACTTTTTTCATATATGGCGCAAAAAGTAGAACGGCCGGTTTTTGGATCGAAGGACTTCGTTCACCTGCATTTACATACCGATTATAGCCTGTTGCAGAGCACAATCCAACTTAAGCCTTTGGCGAAGCGGCTGAAGGAGTTGGACATGAGAGCCTGCGCCATCACCGATTACGGCAATATGTACGGGGCTGTTTCGTACTTTAACGTGATGTCCGGCAACGGCATTCAACCGATCATTGGTATTGAGGCTCACCTGACGTTTGGCAGCCGTTTGGACCGCACATCGTCGGTCGGAGCAGGCGAACGCGGCTATTACAACATCATTCTGCTTGCCCGCGATGTCGAAGGATATCAAAACCTCATCCACCTTTCATCGTCAGCATTTACCGAAGGGTTTCATCACAAACCGAGGATCGATATCGAGCTGCTTTCGCAGCGAAGCAAAGGACTTATCGGCCTTTCGGCCGGGATCGACGGAGCGGTTTCGCATTTTTTGCTGACTGGAAATGAGGAAAAAGCTCTGTCGAATGCGAAGTTGTTCGAGGACATTTTCGGCAAAGGCAATTACTACCTCGAGATACAAGACAGGGTCGACGAACGCGGGCAAAAGCTGATTGCGGACACTGTCGCCCTTTCAAAACAAAGCGGTATCGAACTGGTCGCGACGAATGACGTTCATTACATGAACGCGGACGACGCTCGTGCCCAGCAGGTACTGATCGCGATCGGCGAAGGGCGAACGGTCGGCGATAACCGCGAAACGGCGGCGGCGATCCGCTATCTTCGTTCTGCGGAGGAAATGTGGGACATCTTCGGTGCCGAACTGCCGCAATCGCTGAATAACACGATGAAGATCGCCGAAATGTGCGATCTCGACATACCGCAGGGCGACGATGTTCGTCAGCTGCCCAATTATCCCATCCCAGTCAGCGAGGGCGACATCAGCGTCGACGATTACTTCGAAAAGGTCCTTTGGGAAGGCTTTGAAGAGCGGAAAAAGACCGAATGGGAGCCAATGCGTGAGCTTGGAACGCTTAAGCACACGATGGAAGAGTACGAGGATCGTTTGCGGATCGAGATCGCCACGATCAAGCGCATGGGCTTTCCCGGCTACTTCCTGATCGTGTGGGATTTTATCGCGTACGCTAAAGACAAAGGCATTCCGGTTGGACCTGGACGCGGTTCAGCCGCCGGTTCCCTGGCAGCGTTTTGTATGCGGATCACTGACGTAGATCCGATCCAGTATGATCTGCTGTTTGAGCGATTCTTGAACCCGGAACGTATCTCGATGCCCGATATCGACATCGATTTCTGCATTCGCGGACGCGGCGATGTGATCAGCCACGTTACGGAATTTTACGGTAAAGAGTCGGTTTGCCAGATAATCACCTTCGGAACGATGGCTTCGCGAGCCGCGATCAAGGACGTTGGACGAGCCCTCAACATGCCGTACGGTGACGTCGAAAAGATCGCAAAACTCATCCCGCCGCCGATCCGCGGACGTAACGTAAGTATTTCGCAGGCTCTCGAGACAGTTCCCGAACTTAAAGCTGCAACGAAGGATGCTAAGGTGAAAGAGTTGGTGGATCTGGCTTTACGGCTCGAAGGTTGTTCGCGTCACACTTCGGTTCACGCTGCAGGGGTTGTCATCAGTCCTAAACCTTTGCACGAACTCGTTCCGGTTGCTTTATCGGGCAAAGACGAGCTTACCAGCCAATATCCGATGGGCGATCTTGAGAAAGTCGGGATGCTCAAGATGGACTTTCTGGGGCTAACGACGCTGACTGTGATCGCCGATTGCCTCGCCTCGATGAAGGAAAAACTCGGCGTCACCATCGACTGGGCAAAGATACCAACCGACGACCAGAAGACGATGGAGCTGTTCGGCGAAGGTCGGACTGAAGCGATATTCCAGTTTGAATCCTCGGGCATGGCGGACATGTGCCGCCGTCTGCGGCCAAAGGAACTCGAAGATCTCTCCGCCCTTAACGCCCTCTACCGTCCGGGACCGCTCGACGGCGGTATGATCGACGATTTTATCGACCGTCATCGCGGCTTAAAGCCCGTGGAATATGTACTTCCAGAGATGGAAGCGATCCTCGGAAACACTTTCGGCGTCCTCGTCTATCAGGAACAGATCATGCAGCTCGCTCAGCGGCTCGCCGGTTACAGCCTCGGCCAGGCCGACCTGATGCGGCGGGCGATGGGTAAGAAAAAGATCGAGGAAATGGCGGTTCACGAACAAACTTTTGTGGATGGAGCCGTTGCCAACA
This sequence is a window from Acidobacteriota bacterium. Protein-coding genes within it:
- the dnaE gene encoding DNA polymerase III subunit alpha, with translation MAQKVERPVFGSKDFVHLHLHTDYSLLQSTIQLKPLAKRLKELDMRACAITDYGNMYGAVSYFNVMSGNGIQPIIGIEAHLTFGSRLDRTSSVGAGERGYYNIILLARDVEGYQNLIHLSSSAFTEGFHHKPRIDIELLSQRSKGLIGLSAGIDGAVSHFLLTGNEEKALSNAKLFEDIFGKGNYYLEIQDRVDERGQKLIADTVALSKQSGIELVATNDVHYMNADDARAQQVLIAIGEGRTVGDNRETAAAIRYLRSAEEMWDIFGAELPQSLNNTMKIAEMCDLDIPQGDDVRQLPNYPIPVSEGDISVDDYFEKVLWEGFEERKKTEWEPMRELGTLKHTMEEYEDRLRIEIATIKRMGFPGYFLIVWDFIAYAKDKGIPVGPGRGSAAGSLAAFCMRITDVDPIQYDLLFERFLNPERISMPDIDIDFCIRGRGDVISHVTEFYGKESVCQIITFGTMASRAAIKDVGRALNMPYGDVEKIAKLIPPPIRGRNVSISQALETVPELKAATKDAKVKELVDLALRLEGCSRHTSVHAAGVVISPKPLHELVPVALSGKDELTSQYPMGDLEKVGMLKMDFLGLTTLTVIADCLASMKEKLGVTIDWAKIPTDDQKTMELFGEGRTEAIFQFESSGMADMCRRLRPKELEDLSALNALYRPGPLDGGMIDDFIDRHRGLKPVEYVLPEMEAILGNTFGVLVYQEQIMQLAQRLAGYSLGQADLMRRAMGKKKIEEMAVHEQTFVDGAVANKIPKKTAKEIFDLMAKFADYGFNRSHSMAYAVLAFQTAYLKAHYPAYFYASVLSHEAQDSAKVYKYSTELKSMGLSLLPPDVNESGDGFTPVEDTVRYGLTAIKGMGSSSVAAIVEARKTGRFTSLFDFCSRMNAGAVNRRGLESLVAAGAFDSMMPDGEETGSWRARLHSAIEPALQQGQRMAEDRLGGQSGLFGAVETSSDDVQTLPKATPWTQAELATREKAAIGFYLSTHPLDNYKELLDGINLKNIADIGDMNSGDMVTLAGMISGLQIRTSKKGNRFAMFRFEDRSSGMKAVVLGENFNKLSPLLADDQMFIADGKIEAPDGQEPTLMINELRSLDETIATRARAISITIPGQTDEAYFESLYSLLERERGRCGVILSIKAGDTRVKLEAGGLSVTGSRSLQRELEGRGCAVEWVN
- a CDS encoding bifunctional nuclease family protein → MSNEQSLVEVKIGALIMDPNTNTPIVVLKGIDSETVLPIWVGAFEANAIALEIEKVVPQRPMTHDLLRNVIIECELAAASVVITDLLENTFYARIDLKDKNGDPVMIDARPSDAIALALRLDCPIFVEQKVIDLSASSTPSDTAIDDPETPTDEWPELIG
- the miaB gene encoding tRNA (N6-isopentenyl adenosine(37)-C2)-methylthiotransferase MiaB, which produces MNVSDSERISTTLARDGFEMTSSDTDADVVIINTCSVREKAEHKLYSRIGRLRKKAAKKMPVVGVMGCVAQLEGEMLFDKIEGVDFVLGTRAVGRVSAAVKETLRTGDQVLDVGEREDEYDWTVADTHRHSPYVAFLPIIEGCNKFCTYCIVPFSRGREKSFEPSQIVRQVAELKEKGVREVHLIGQNVNSYKPDTNVGLEGFEGKSAFTKLLRAVAATGIERVKFTTSFPRDFRSDIVDAIEENENLCNWVHLPVQSGSNRVLRMMKRGHTIEKYFEKIDRLRSSHRDIALTTDIIVGFPGETEADFRESVRMVEYCGFDMAYIFKYSPRPGTPAFEMEDDVSAAEKTVRFMELERAQKAMQTRRLQRYLRTKRKVLVEGRSTRYDTGLTGHSTCHKVVNFEGSTDLLGQVVDVEITDIKTNSLFGEIRG